The nucleotide sequence GCCTCGCCGACAGCTTCTCGCCGGACGCGGCGCTCCAGGGCGCTCCCGGTGTGGCGCTGATGTTCGCCGTGGCATCGATGTTCGGCTTCGAGGCGACCGCCATCTACGGCGAGGAGGCCCGGGAGCCGAAGAAGACGGTGCCGCGCGCCACCTATCTGTCGGTCGCGGTCGTCACCGGCTTCTTCGCCTTCACCTCGTGGATGCTGGTCTCCGCGCACGGCGCGGCACAGGCGATGGCGGAGGCGGGCAAGGCGCTGGAGAGCGGTGACGCCGCGGGCTGGGTCTTCGCCCCCATCGCGGCGGAGTTCGGCGCGTGGACCGGCGACGTGCTGCCCGTCCTGCTGGCCACCTCGCTGTTCGCGGGCATCCTGGCGTTCCACAACTCCGCCAACCGCTACCTGTTCTCCCTGGGCCGTGAGGGTCTGCTGCCGCGCGGGCTGACCTCGCTCAACCGGCGCCACTCCCCCTGGGCGGCCGGCCTCGTCCAGACCGTGATCGCGGCGGCCCTGGTCATCCCGTTCGCGCTCCTGGGCAAGGACCCCGTGCTGACGCTCTTCTCCTGGTTCAGCGGTGTGGCAGTCCTGGCGATGATGCTCCTGTACTTCCTGACCTCCGTCTCCGTGGTCGTCTTCTTCCGCCGCACCCGTGCCGACACCCGGCCGTGGAACACGCTGATCGCACCGGTCCTGGGCGCGCTCGGCATCGCCTGGGCGATCTGGCTGATCATCGAGAACTTCACCACGCTCATCGGCGGCGACCGGGCCACCGCCGTGTGGCTGCAACTGACCGTCCCCGCGGTGCTGGTGCTGGGTCTCGTCGTGGCACGGGTGACCCGGGACCGCCGGACAATCGCGGACTGACCGCCACGCACCTTCACCGGTTCGAACCCTCACAAAGAGCCCCCGCCCGAAGAACCCCGCACAAAGAACCCCGCACAAAGACAGGAAGAGGAGAGCTGATGCCCGCCGCCCTCGCCCACGACGACCTGCTCCGTCGCGCCAAGGAACTGGATCTGCCCGACCAGCACCACATCGACGGGGTGGACGAGCCGGGCGGGGGCGCCTCCTTCGCCGTCGTGTCACCCCGTGACGGTCAGGTCCTCGTCGAGGTCGCCGACGCGCGGAGCGCCGAGGTCGACCTGGCCGTGGCCGCCGCCCGCCGCGCCTTCGACTCGGGCCCCTGGCCCCGCCTGGCACCCGCCGACCGAGGCCGGATCCTGCTCCGCGTCGCCGAACTCCTGGAGGAGCGGCGGGAGGAGCTCGCCCTGACCATCACCCTGGAGATGGGCAAGCCGTTCAGGGAAGCGCACGACATCGAGCTGCGCGCCGCGATCAACACCTTCCGCTGGTACGGGCAGCTGGCCGACAAACTCACCGACGAGTCGCCCCACACCTCCCCCGACGCCCTGGCCCTGGTCACCCGCGAACCGACGGGTGTCGTGGGCGCGGTGGTGCCGTGGAACTTCCCCCTGACACTGGCGAGCTGGAAGGTGGCCCCGGCGCTGGCCGCCGGCTGCACGGTCGTCCTGAAGCCCTCGGAGAACTCCCCGCTGTCCGCCCTGCTGCTGGGCCGGATCGCCACCGAGGCCGGACTGCCGCCGGGCGTCCTCAACGTCGTCACCGGGGACGGGCCGACGGCCGGGCGGGCGATCGGACTGCACCCCGATGTGGACGTGCTGGCCTTCACCGGCTCCACGGCCGTGGGCCGGCACTTCCTGCGCTACGCCGCCGACTCCAACCTCAAGCGGGTCTGGCTGGAGCTGGGCGGCAAGTCGCCGAACATCATCCTCCCCGACGCCCCCGACCTGGAAAAGGCCGCCGCCACCGCCGCCTGGGGCATCTTCTTCAACCAGGGCGAGATGTGCACCGCCCCGTCCCGGCTCCTGGTGCACTCCTCCGTCGCCGAACGCGTCACCGAGGCGATCGTGGCCCGCGCCCGGGAACTGCGCGTCGGCGACCCGCTGGACCCGGCCACCGAGATGGGCGCGCTGGTCCGCGGGGCCCATCTGGAGCGCGTCCTCGGCCACATCGGCACGGGTGTCGCCGAAGGCGCGCGACTGCGAGCGGGCGGCGAGCGCACCCTGACGGACACCGGCGGCAGCTATCTGCGGCCCACCGTCTTCGACCGGGTGGACCCCGGCATGCGGCTGGCCCGCGAGGAGATCTTCGGCCCCGTCCTGTCCGTCCTCACCTTCGACGACCTCGACGAGGCCGTACGGCTGGCCAACGACACCGAGTACGGTCTCGCCGCCGGCCTGTGGACCTCCGACCTGTCCACCGCCCACCAGGTCTCCCGCGCGCTCAGGGCCGGCACGGTCTGGGTCAACTGCTACGAGGAGGGGGATCTGACCGTGCCCTTCGGCGGGATGAGGCAGTCGGGCAACGGCCGCGACAAGTCCGCCCACGCCATCGAGAAGTACACCGAGCTGAAGACCACGTGGATCCAGCTGTGACCCGGCCCCTGATAGCGGTACCCGCCCGCTTCTCCGCCACGACCTCCGCACTGCGGTACGCCGCCGAGGTCAACGCCCGCGCCCTGATCGAGGCCGTCTGGCGGGCGGGCGGCGAACCCGCGAGCATCCACCCCGCCGCCGGCGACGTGGCCGCCCGCCTCGCCCGCTTCGACGGCGTCCTCCTCCCGGGCGGCGGTGACCTCGCCCCGTACCGCTACGGCGCCACGGACACCCACGACAGCGTGTACGACGTCGACGAGGTACAGGACGCCTTCGACCTCGAAGCCGCCCGCGCCGCCCTGCACTCGGGCATCCCCCTGCTGGCGGTCTGCCGGGGCCTGCAGGTCGTCAACGTCGCCCTCGGCGGCACCCTGGAACAGGACATGGGCGGCCCGGAGCGCGAACACCGCCACCTCGCGCACCCGGTGGCGCTCCGGCGCGGAACCGTGCTGGAGCGGGCCACCGGCGCGCAGAAGGTGGAGGCGTCCTGCTACCACCACCAGCGGGTGGACCGGCTGGGCGAGGGTCTGGAGGTCACCGCCCGCGCCGCCGACGGCACCGCGGAAGGACTCGAACTCCGGGGCGCCCCCGGCTGGTTCGCCGCCGTCCAGTGGCACCCCGAGGACACCGCCCACGAGGACACCGCGCAACAGGCCCTCTTCGACGCCCTCGTACGGGCCGCCGGGGACCGACGCTGAAACCGGCGGCCGAGGACGCCCCGCACCGCCGGTTTCGTGGCCGTCAGTCCTCGCCGCCCTCCAGGTCCCCTTCCGCCTCCAGGTACACCCGACGCAGCCCCTCCAGCACCGCCGGGTCGGGCTTCTCCCACATGCCGCGCGACTCCGCCTCCAGCAGCCGTTCGGCGATGCCGTGCAGGGCCCAGGGGTTGGCCCGCTGCAGGAACTCGCGGTTGGTCTCGTCCAGGACGTAGGTCTCGGTGAGCTTGTCGTACATCCAGTCGGCGATCACGCCGGTGGTGGCGTCGTAGCCGAACAGGTAGTCGACGGTGGCGGCGAGTTCGAAGGCGCCCTTGTAGCCGTGGCGGCGCATCGCCTCGATCCACTTGGGGTTGACGACACGGGCGCGGAAGACGCGGGAGGTCTCCTCGACGAGGGTGCGGGTGCGGACCGTCTCGGGGCGGGTGGAGTCGCCGATGTACGCCTCGGGGGCCGTGCCGCGCAGGGCGCGGACGGTGGCCACCATGCCGCCGTGGTACTGGAAGTAGTCGTCGGAGTCGGCGATGTCGTGCTCACGGGTGTCCGTGTTCTTCGCGGCGACCTCGATCCGCTTGTACGCGGTCTCCATCTCCTCGCGGGCCGGACGCCCGTCGAGTTCCCGGCCGTAGGCGTAGCCGCCCCACACCGTGTAGACCTCGGCGAGGTCGGCGTCGGTGCGCCAGTCGCGGGAGTCGATGAGCTGGAGCAGGCCGGCGCCGTACGTGCCGGGACGGGAGCCGAAGATACGGGTGGTGGCCCGGCGTTCGTCGCCGTGGGACGCCAGGTCGGCCTGGACGTGGGCGCGGACGTGGTTGGTCCCGGCCGGCTCGTCCAGGGAGGCGGCGAGACGTACGGCGTCGTCGAGCAGCCCGATGGTGTGCGGGAAGGCGTCGCGGAAGAAGCCCGAGATGCGCAGGGTGACGTCGATGCGCGGACGGCCCAGCTCCTCCTGCGGGATGGCCTCCAGGCCGGTCACGCGGCGGGAGGCGTCGTCCCAGACCGGGCGGACGCCGAGCAGGGCGAGGGCCTCGGCCACGTCGTCGCCGGCCGTGCGCATGGCGCTCGTGCCCCACAGCGAGAGGCCGACGGAGGTGGGCCATTCGCCGTTGTCGGCGCGGTAGCGCTCCAGCAGGGAGTCCGCGAGGGCCTGGCCGGTCTCCCAGGCGAGGCGGGAGGGGACGGCCTTGGGGTCGACGGAGTAGAAGTTGCGGCCCGTCGGCAGGACGTTGACCAGGCCGCGCAGCGGGGAGCCCGAG is from Streptomyces sp. NBC_01314 and encodes:
- a CDS encoding APC family permease; amino-acid sequence: MDSQTAVAPHSSQDPSTAGRLKPDSLGVLGILFFVLSAQAPLTGIAGAVPIAVVIGNGAGVPAAYLAAGVVILLFSIGFVAMGRHVVDAGAFYTYIGKGLGRSTGSGSAGVALFAYCAIQAAMYGLYGATVSGLVEHYADVTIAWWVWALVTMVVVQVLGAAGIEMGAKLLAVFVLAEFSILIAFAFVTFFKGGGPEGLGLADSFSPDAALQGAPGVALMFAVASMFGFEATAIYGEEAREPKKTVPRATYLSVAVVTGFFAFTSWMLVSAHGAAQAMAEAGKALESGDAAGWVFAPIAAEFGAWTGDVLPVLLATSLFAGILAFHNSANRYLFSLGREGLLPRGLTSLNRRHSPWAAGLVQTVIAAALVIPFALLGKDPVLTLFSWFSGVAVLAMMLLYFLTSVSVVVFFRRTRADTRPWNTLIAPVLGALGIAWAIWLIIENFTTLIGGDRATAVWLQLTVPAVLVLGLVVARVTRDRRTIAD
- a CDS encoding aldehyde dehydrogenase; the protein is MPAALAHDDLLRRAKELDLPDQHHIDGVDEPGGGASFAVVSPRDGQVLVEVADARSAEVDLAVAAARRAFDSGPWPRLAPADRGRILLRVAELLEERREELALTITLEMGKPFREAHDIELRAAINTFRWYGQLADKLTDESPHTSPDALALVTREPTGVVGAVVPWNFPLTLASWKVAPALAAGCTVVLKPSENSPLSALLLGRIATEAGLPPGVLNVVTGDGPTAGRAIGLHPDVDVLAFTGSTAVGRHFLRYAADSNLKRVWLELGGKSPNIILPDAPDLEKAAATAAWGIFFNQGEMCTAPSRLLVHSSVAERVTEAIVARARELRVGDPLDPATEMGALVRGAHLERVLGHIGTGVAEGARLRAGGERTLTDTGGSYLRPTVFDRVDPGMRLAREEIFGPVLSVLTFDDLDEAVRLANDTEYGLAAGLWTSDLSTAHQVSRALRAGTVWVNCYEEGDLTVPFGGMRQSGNGRDKSAHAIEKYTELKTTWIQL
- a CDS encoding gamma-glutamyl-gamma-aminobutyrate hydrolase family protein, encoding MTRPLIAVPARFSATTSALRYAAEVNARALIEAVWRAGGEPASIHPAAGDVAARLARFDGVLLPGGGDLAPYRYGATDTHDSVYDVDEVQDAFDLEAARAALHSGIPLLAVCRGLQVVNVALGGTLEQDMGGPEREHRHLAHPVALRRGTVLERATGAQKVEASCYHHQRVDRLGEGLEVTARAADGTAEGLELRGAPGWFAAVQWHPEDTAHEDTAQQALFDALVRAAGDRR